From Paenibacillus sp. GP183, one genomic window encodes:
- a CDS encoding family 10 glycosylhydrolase, translated as MSEQETDRCLEQAERLIAKAQKTIKENWDAFVNARFDLAREHVQRALQLLEDALALQETDYDACMRVAAQASKAAVDGYFLALPSRVAEARGVWYRPKEQSREDVCRTLDQMQAAGLNELYLEAWFWGYTIYPSPAAAARQVENQHPAFRGWDPLEAFVKEARQRGIAVHAWLDGFMVGVDQMEGRCFGFFPNGQRFRETSLIPKSPCLSRKPVTFGSISRIPK; from the coding sequence ATGTCTGAGCAAGAAACAGACCGGTGTTTGGAACAGGCGGAAAGGCTTATTGCAAAGGCGCAAAAGACAATAAAGGAGAATTGGGACGCATTTGTAAATGCTCGATTTGACCTGGCAAGGGAGCATGTACAAAGGGCGCTTCAACTGCTTGAGGATGCGTTGGCGCTTCAGGAAACCGACTATGATGCTTGCATGAGAGTTGCGGCGCAGGCGTCCAAAGCGGCGGTGGACGGTTATTTCCTGGCTCTGCCGAGCAGAGTGGCGGAAGCTCGAGGGGTTTGGTACCGCCCAAAGGAACAAAGCCGTGAGGATGTGTGCCGCACCTTGGACCAGATGCAAGCTGCCGGCTTGAACGAGTTATATCTTGAAGCCTGGTTCTGGGGGTATACAATTTATCCGAGCCCTGCGGCTGCAGCCAGACAGGTGGAGAACCAGCACCCTGCTTTTCGGGGATGGGATCCCCTTGAGGCTTTCGTGAAGGAGGCTCGACAAAGGGGAATTGCCGTACATGCTTGGCTGGACGGATTCATGGTCGGCGTCGACCAAATGGAGGGCCGGTGCTTCGGGTTTTTCCCGAATGGTCAGCGCTTTCGAGAGACCAGTTTGATTCCGAAAAGCCCTTGCCTCAGCCGGAAACCGGTTACTTTTGGCTCGATATCACGAATCCCCAAGTGA
- a CDS encoding family 10 glycosylhydrolase has translation MLRVFPEWSALSRDQFDSEKPLPQPETGYFWLDITNPQVRRYLLDIMREMVTIYGVAGVNLDFMRFPQALDWKKTYCFTKHAREAFEREYGMDPIGIHAMRQQDHWKTWTDWLEKMEDDFVIDLYKELKKICSQVIVSAAPEPGAESEKIGNWSRHVDVVIPQAYYASSSEVRESVLLHKNELLPGNLIYSGIYPMYVRMGAQDTVDQVLAARDLDNGSVIFAFGQASEEAIHALRMGPWRNKAISTGLFPLRAIQALLESARTDVEQVYILRGAVSCTAAFKIENRLDAALDCLQRYAGADDGISVLETTMAEFTEWLGKGMKSGIIHSTAVLQLTKTLGEVRELLLYSRIKQVK, from the coding sequence GTGCTTCGGGTTTTTCCCGAATGGTCAGCGCTTTCGAGAGACCAGTTTGATTCCGAAAAGCCCTTGCCTCAGCCGGAAACCGGTTACTTTTGGCTCGATATCACGAATCCCCAAGTGAGGCGGTATTTGCTGGACATCATGAGAGAAATGGTTACAATATATGGGGTTGCCGGAGTTAATCTTGATTTTATGCGGTTTCCGCAGGCCTTGGATTGGAAGAAAACCTACTGCTTTACCAAGCATGCTCGTGAGGCATTTGAGCGGGAGTATGGAATGGACCCTATTGGAATTCATGCGATGCGTCAGCAGGATCATTGGAAAACGTGGACCGATTGGCTGGAAAAAATGGAAGACGATTTTGTGATCGACTTGTACAAGGAACTGAAAAAAATCTGTTCACAGGTGATCGTGTCGGCAGCACCGGAGCCGGGAGCGGAGTCCGAGAAAATCGGAAACTGGTCGCGGCATGTCGATGTCGTGATTCCACAGGCTTATTATGCAAGCTCCTCTGAAGTTCGGGAATCGGTCCTGCTGCATAAAAACGAGCTGTTGCCAGGCAACCTGATTTACAGTGGAATATACCCGATGTATGTTCGAATGGGAGCGCAGGATACTGTTGACCAGGTACTTGCTGCGCGGGATTTGGATAATGGGTCAGTGATTTTTGCATTCGGCCAAGCGAGTGAGGAAGCAATCCATGCTCTGCGCATGGGTCCGTGGAGAAACAAGGCGATATCCACCGGATTGTTTCCGCTGCGAGCGATCCAAGCATTGCTGGAATCGGCAAGAACGGATGTGGAGCAGGTTTACATTCTGCGCGGGGCTGTGAGCTGTACGGCTGCTTTTAAAATTGAAAACAGACTGGATGCCGCACTTGATTGTCTGCAAAGGTATGCTGGAGCTGATGATGGGATTAGCGTATTGGAGACCACGATGGCAGAATTCACAGAATGGCTGGGGAAAGGGATGAAATCGGGGATTATTCACTCGACGGCCGTGCTGCAGCTGACTAAAACTTTAGGGGAAGTCAGGGAGCTTCTGCTTTACTCCCGAATCAAGCAAGTGAAGTAA
- a CDS encoding SIS domain-containing protein, with protein sequence MNPVLQKLIDKYPELDACLPDIDRMTALMTESFRQGGQALLCGNGGSAADCEHIVGELMKGFMLKRPITTAMRATFQELFPQDAAFLSDHLQGALPAISLVSHTALSTAFNNDISPEMVFAQQVFGYGRKGDVLIGLSTSGSSANVVRAMQVAKAKGLHTVALTGQSGGKLKDLCDVTIRVPWNSTPDIQERHQPIYHALCIVLEEEFFTS encoded by the coding sequence ATGAATCCGGTTTTGCAAAAGCTGATCGATAAATATCCTGAATTGGACGCATGCTTACCCGATATTGACCGGATGACAGCATTGATGACGGAATCCTTCCGACAAGGCGGCCAAGCGTTGCTTTGCGGCAATGGCGGAAGCGCAGCGGACTGTGAGCACATTGTCGGCGAGCTCATGAAGGGCTTCATGCTGAAACGCCCGATTACCACTGCCATGCGTGCAACATTTCAGGAGCTGTTTCCGCAAGATGCGGCATTTTTGTCCGATCATCTTCAAGGAGCGCTGCCTGCGATTTCTCTTGTGAGCCATACGGCGCTGTCTACGGCTTTTAACAATGATATTTCTCCTGAAATGGTATTTGCCCAGCAGGTGTTTGGCTATGGCCGGAAAGGCGATGTGTTGATCGGTTTAAGCACCTCGGGCAGCTCTGCGAATGTCGTCCGGGCCATGCAGGTGGCGAAAGCGAAGGGACTGCATACCGTTGCACTCACTGGACAGAGCGGCGGCAAGCTAAAGGATCTTTGCGATGTAACGATCCGCGTTCCCTGGAACAGCACACCGGATATTCAGGAGCGCCATCAGCCGATTTATCATGCTCTTTGCATCGTATTGGAAGAGGAGTTTTTCACGTCATGA
- a CDS encoding aldo/keto reductase → MNYRTLGKTGLQVSEIGYGAWGIGKTSWIGANDDESLQALRKAIDLGLNFIDTALVYGNGHSEQLVGRIVKERSEEIYIASKIPAKNYQWPAQAGVPVEETYPGDHIIASTETSLRNLGLETIDIQQFHVWSDEWVGKGDWLEAVSRLKQQGKIRFFGVSINDHQPENAIKLIESGVVDTVQVIYNIFDQSPEDSLLPACEKHNVGVIVRVPLDEGGLTGRITPESTFEQGDFRKDYFRGNRTKEVYERVEQIASDLNISVDQMAETSLRYILSHPAVSTVIPGMRSISNVERNCEVGDGRGLPQDQVDKLKAHRWIRNFYKA, encoded by the coding sequence TTGAATTATAGAACTCTTGGTAAGACCGGTTTACAAGTATCGGAAATCGGTTATGGAGCTTGGGGAATCGGCAAAACCAGCTGGATAGGCGCAAATGACGATGAATCCTTGCAGGCTCTTCGCAAGGCCATCGATTTGGGTTTGAATTTTATCGATACCGCCCTGGTCTATGGGAATGGACACAGCGAGCAGCTGGTCGGCCGGATCGTCAAGGAACGTTCGGAAGAGATCTACATTGCTTCGAAGATCCCGGCGAAAAATTACCAGTGGCCCGCTCAGGCAGGTGTCCCGGTAGAAGAAACCTATCCGGGAGATCATATTATTGCGTCTACTGAAACCAGCCTTCGAAATCTCGGATTAGAGACGATCGATATTCAACAATTCCACGTCTGGTCTGACGAATGGGTAGGAAAAGGCGACTGGCTTGAAGCCGTCAGCAGGCTTAAACAGCAAGGAAAGATTCGTTTCTTTGGAGTTTCCATCAACGATCATCAACCGGAAAATGCCATCAAGTTAATTGAAAGCGGCGTGGTGGATACGGTTCAGGTTATTTACAATATTTTCGATCAAAGCCCGGAGGACAGCCTCTTACCCGCCTGTGAAAAGCATAATGTGGGTGTCATCGTTCGTGTACCGTTGGATGAAGGGGGATTGACAGGCAGAATTACACCTGAAAGTACATTCGAGCAGGGTGATTTTCGAAAGGATTACTTCAGAGGCAATCGGACCAAAGAAGTATATGAACGAGTTGAGCAAATAGCTTCCGATCTCAACATTTCTGTTGATCAGATGGCCGAAACTTCCCTTCGTTACATACTCAGCCATCCAGCTGTGTCAACCGTCATACCTGGCATGCGTTCGATCAGTAACGTTGAACGAAATTGCGAAGTTGGAGACGGACGAGGACTTCCCCAAGACCAAGTCGACAAGCTTAAAGCCCACCGCTGGATTCGCAACTTTTATAAAGCTTGA
- a CDS encoding N-acetylmuramoyl-L-alanine amidase family protein: MKKIVFSVLSLLLVLSFMLPQISQAATAGSNIPLYLNENLLTPEVSPILVGNTTMVPIRIISENLGAKVTWTQEESKVTIQKGLNQIILWINKNESLVNAKKYPLEEAPQLIAGNTLVPVRLIAENLGLDVKWDNTTHSVHMVKTADGSTPGTVQPPPIVPVDPNPNHYPELSSIVLSGNQLQVQASGPISSKVFYVAGPDRLVMDIPASTFSSTVPKPLPNTNVEIPVANHPLISKIRYAYNDPATSTIRIVIDLKRKAGFTQVDNGTTGKLSINIAETKYKVVIDAGHGDQDPGAKSVTGKKEKDFNLAMSLKVQALLQQNPSIEVVMTRTTDTFIPLAGRVDIAQKAGADIFVSIHANAWMASSRGTETYYNRQESIPLADAIHRYLAPATGFPDSGVRYGNFHVIRETTMPAVLLEVGYLTNVIEDAALSNEDFRNRVADSIVNGIKDYLKVK, translated from the coding sequence ATGAAAAAAATAGTTTTCTCCGTATTATCCCTGCTGCTTGTTCTCAGTTTTATGTTGCCCCAGATTTCTCAGGCTGCCACCGCTGGATCCAATATTCCGCTGTATTTAAATGAAAATCTATTAACACCTGAGGTTTCGCCGATACTTGTTGGAAATACCACCATGGTCCCCATCCGCATAATTTCTGAAAATTTGGGTGCCAAGGTCACCTGGACTCAGGAGGAATCCAAAGTTACCATTCAAAAAGGACTCAATCAAATCATTTTATGGATTAATAAAAATGAATCTCTCGTCAATGCGAAGAAATACCCGCTGGAAGAAGCACCGCAGTTAATTGCAGGAAATACACTTGTTCCGGTCCGCCTAATTGCCGAGAATCTAGGTCTTGACGTGAAATGGGACAACACTACTCACTCTGTCCATATGGTGAAAACTGCAGACGGATCGACTCCTGGTACTGTACAGCCGCCGCCTATTGTGCCTGTAGACCCTAATCCTAATCATTATCCCGAACTTAGCTCCATCGTTTTGTCAGGGAATCAATTGCAAGTGCAAGCTTCGGGACCGATTTCTTCGAAGGTTTTTTATGTAGCTGGTCCGGACAGGCTGGTTATGGATATTCCAGCTTCGACTTTTAGCAGCACTGTACCTAAGCCACTGCCGAATACTAATGTAGAAATTCCGGTTGCCAACCATCCGTTAATTTCAAAAATCCGTTATGCATATAATGATCCTGCAACCTCTACAATTAGAATCGTGATTGATTTAAAAAGAAAAGCAGGCTTCACGCAGGTTGATAACGGAACAACAGGCAAGTTATCAATAAACATAGCCGAAACGAAATACAAAGTAGTCATTGATGCCGGTCATGGCGATCAAGACCCTGGTGCGAAGTCCGTAACCGGTAAAAAAGAAAAAGATTTCAATTTAGCCATGTCATTGAAGGTACAAGCTTTATTGCAGCAAAACCCAAGTATCGAAGTGGTTATGACGCGCACGACAGATACCTTCATCCCGCTTGCTGGGCGTGTCGATATTGCACAGAAGGCAGGAGCGGACATTTTCGTTTCGATCCACGCCAACGCTTGGATGGCTTCCTCTCGCGGTACCGAAACTTATTATAACCGTCAGGAAAGCATTCCTCTCGCCGATGCCATTCATCGTTATTTGGCTCCAGCTACCGGATTCCCGGATAGCGGAGTTCGCTATGGCAATTTCCATGTCATTCGCGAAACTACGATGCCTGCCGTACTGCTGGAGGTTGGATACTTGACCAATGTGATTGAAGATGCAGCCTTGTCGAATGAAGACTTCAGAAACCGTGTTGCTGATTCTATCGTTAATGGCATTAAAGATTATTTGAAAGTGAAATAA
- a CDS encoding diacylglycerol kinase family protein, producing MKKAMIIANPHAGSSSYFKDHLAEIKSILRDRYTELEVLWTEKEGDGAAWVRGHAHSWDVVIASGGDGTLHEIGGAVAGLEENRPAFGILPGGTCNDFARALGMDMDPVAAAKQLAVSPVIPVDVGLADGRYFLNFWGIGLITQTSASISPDLKKDVGRFSYYLSALQQITSEPSKFRLNVKSDAYEFDNDAVMLLASNGPFTGGIRAFFPESRVNNGVLDVLIVEALNIGSIAALVGTKLIGMTPNTDGLHYFQTDRLSVSCDPDQEIDCDGERGKRTPSDIQILPGRLNVIWGGRG from the coding sequence ATGAAAAAAGCAATGATTATCGCCAATCCCCATGCGGGGAGCTCCAGCTATTTCAAGGATCACCTGGCGGAGATTAAATCCATACTTAGGGATCGATATACGGAATTGGAAGTTCTTTGGACGGAAAAAGAGGGTGATGGAGCTGCTTGGGTACGAGGACATGCTCATTCCTGGGATGTCGTCATCGCTTCGGGCGGAGACGGCACTCTCCATGAAATCGGCGGAGCAGTTGCAGGCTTGGAGGAAAACCGACCTGCCTTCGGGATACTTCCTGGAGGAACATGTAATGACTTTGCCCGTGCGCTTGGCATGGACATGGATCCGGTAGCGGCCGCGAAACAGCTTGCCGTCTCCCCGGTGATCCCCGTAGATGTCGGGCTTGCGGATGGCAGGTATTTTTTGAATTTTTGGGGAATCGGACTCATTACACAAACTTCAGCTTCCATAAGCCCTGATTTGAAAAAGGATGTTGGGCGATTCTCATACTACCTGAGCGCTTTACAGCAAATTACTTCTGAACCTTCAAAGTTTAGGCTGAATGTAAAAAGCGATGCCTATGAGTTTGACAATGACGCCGTCATGCTGCTCGCGAGCAATGGGCCATTCACCGGAGGAATTCGCGCCTTCTTCCCGGAAAGCCGGGTAAATAACGGGGTTCTGGATGTGTTAATTGTCGAAGCACTCAACATCGGATCTATTGCAGCATTGGTCGGGACTAAACTAATCGGTATGACGCCTAATACCGATGGTCTGCATTATTTTCAGACGGATCGCTTATCCGTCTCATGTGATCCTGATCAAGAAATCGATTGCGACGGTGAAAGGGGGAAGCGGACTCCGAGCGACATTCAGATTCTGCCTGGCCGGTTAAACGTTATTTGGGGCGGTAGAGGGTAA
- a CDS encoding ROK family protein — translation MRIIVAGIDIGGTKCAVSLGKLGKPGERIELLGKKRFPTPSSPQTTISLFMAGLDELLEQHQVTLSAIGISCGGPLSSKSGLILSPPNLPGWDCIDIVSPFRERYGVPTGLQNDANACALAEWKWGAGVGCSHMIFLTFGTGMGAGLILNDRLYAGTNDMAGEVGHIRLAENGPIGFGKAGSFEGYCSGGGIARLAQKMAASRLQAGEASLFCSSEAELGAITAQQVGEAAGQGDPLAVEIFLIVGTQLGRGLALLVDTLNPQRIVIGSIYGRQQQILEPIVMKELSREALSISLQVCEIVPAGLGEQVGDYASLSVALFQLDN, via the coding sequence ATGAGAATTATTGTTGCAGGTATAGATATCGGCGGCACGAAGTGCGCAGTCAGCTTGGGCAAACTGGGGAAGCCGGGAGAACGCATCGAGCTGCTGGGGAAAAAAAGGTTTCCGACGCCCAGTAGTCCTCAAACGACAATTTCGCTGTTTATGGCTGGTTTGGACGAACTGCTTGAACAGCACCAGGTGACATTGTCAGCCATCGGCATTAGCTGCGGCGGACCGCTGAGCAGCAAATCGGGCTTGATCTTGTCGCCTCCGAATTTGCCGGGCTGGGACTGCATCGATATCGTGAGCCCGTTTCGCGAACGCTACGGTGTTCCAACCGGGCTGCAGAATGACGCCAACGCCTGTGCGTTGGCGGAATGGAAATGGGGAGCCGGAGTCGGCTGCAGCCATATGATCTTCCTTACCTTTGGAACAGGGATGGGAGCGGGGCTGATCTTGAATGACCGGCTCTATGCCGGTACGAATGATATGGCCGGCGAGGTCGGACATATTCGGCTTGCCGAGAACGGCCCCATCGGCTTCGGCAAGGCCGGATCGTTCGAGGGCTATTGCAGCGGCGGCGGCATCGCACGGCTCGCGCAAAAGATGGCAGCGAGCCGTCTGCAGGCAGGCGAAGCTTCGCTTTTTTGCAGCAGCGAGGCTGAGCTGGGAGCCATTACTGCGCAGCAGGTTGGCGAAGCTGCCGGGCAAGGGGATCCGCTGGCTGTGGAAATTTTCCTAATTGTAGGCACCCAATTGGGACGTGGACTCGCTTTGCTGGTGGATACGCTCAATCCCCAGCGCATTGTGATTGGAAGCATTTATGGTCGTCAGCAGCAAATTCTTGAACCCATTGTTATGAAGGAGCTGAGCCGGGAAGCACTGTCGATCTCGCTTCAGGTCTGTGAGATTGTTCCTGCCGGACTAGGCGAGCAAGTTGGTGATTACGCCAGCCTCTCAGTTGCTTTATTTCAATTGGACAATTAG
- a CDS encoding alpha-mannosidase → MKHQKFHMIGNAHLDPVWLWQWQEGFQETKATFRSALDRMKEFPDFIFTSSSAAYYEWVEDNDPKMFEEIKVRVKEGRWQIVGGWWIQPDCNIPGGESFVRQGLYGQRYFKEKLGVTAKVGYNVDSFGHHGMLPQILQKSGMPYYVFMRPMPNEKGLPARTFHWESDDGSRVLAFRIPFEYCTWGKDLEKHIRRCMIEVKDPFNEMMVFYGVGNHGGGPTKENIESIQRMNAEGELPTLHFGGPNEYFADMAASGLQFPVVHDDLQHHASGCYAAHSGIKQWNRQAENKLIAAEKWSALAERITGQKYPANFGLAWKNVLFNQFHDILAGTSLEPAYEDARNMHGEAMSIAERGLNYAIQSFSWNIGIEQEEGMKPLVIFNPHSWPSKINIEHEVGGVKDTSILVDHTGKQIPFQTVQSQATSGGRFRLSFIAELPPMGYRVYKLLQTSNQAKLAAAPIKANDYSLENDRLRLEFDPKTGFISSLFDKKVNYEVFREPAARPVVIEDTTDTWSHNVFHFNKVIGDFKATSVQSVEHGPVKSVIRVSSEYGGSKLVQDFTLYKELDYVDVKVTVDWREHFKMLKLVFPINLIFTKQTYEIPYGFKEREHNGEEEPGQSWVDYGGILRESGTSYGVSLINDAKYSYSILNKELAMTVLRSPIYAHHDPLVPDPNGHYSFIDQGIQQFNYRLLPHEGCWEHAATVKLSLEFNQSPTTIIESYHEGALQQQDSFLSVDQDNIIVSVVKKAEDNDDLIIRAYEATKTATIATIRLPKWNRVVDADFGPCEIKTFRIPNNDNQPVIETNLIEWQE, encoded by the coding sequence ATGAAACATCAAAAATTTCACATGATCGGCAATGCCCATCTCGATCCGGTTTGGTTATGGCAATGGCAGGAAGGCTTTCAGGAAACGAAAGCGACATTTCGCTCTGCGCTCGATCGTATGAAGGAATTTCCCGATTTTATTTTTACGTCCAGCTCGGCAGCATATTACGAATGGGTCGAGGACAATGATCCCAAGATGTTTGAAGAAATCAAGGTGCGTGTGAAGGAAGGCCGCTGGCAAATCGTCGGCGGTTGGTGGATTCAGCCTGACTGCAACATCCCGGGCGGAGAATCGTTTGTCCGCCAGGGCTTGTATGGGCAGCGTTATTTTAAAGAGAAACTCGGTGTCACCGCGAAGGTCGGCTACAATGTCGACAGCTTCGGACATCACGGGATGCTGCCGCAGATCCTGCAGAAAAGCGGAATGCCGTACTATGTGTTCATGCGCCCCATGCCTAATGAAAAGGGTTTGCCAGCGCGCACGTTTCATTGGGAGTCCGACGACGGTTCCCGCGTTCTTGCCTTCCGTATCCCTTTCGAATACTGCACTTGGGGGAAGGATCTGGAGAAGCATATTCGCCGCTGCATGATCGAGGTTAAAGATCCTTTCAATGAGATGATGGTGTTCTACGGTGTCGGCAATCACGGCGGCGGTCCAACGAAGGAAAATATCGAGAGCATCCAGCGGATGAACGCAGAGGGAGAGTTACCTACGCTTCATTTCGGCGGCCCGAATGAATATTTTGCCGATATGGCCGCCAGCGGTCTCCAGTTTCCGGTCGTACACGACGATCTTCAGCATCACGCAAGCGGCTGTTATGCAGCACATTCGGGCATCAAGCAGTGGAATCGCCAAGCGGAAAACAAGCTGATCGCCGCAGAGAAATGGTCAGCTCTGGCTGAGCGCATAACGGGTCAAAAATATCCTGCCAACTTCGGTTTAGCCTGGAAAAATGTGCTGTTCAACCAGTTCCACGATATTCTCGCCGGCACGAGTCTTGAACCCGCTTATGAAGATGCCCGCAATATGCATGGAGAAGCGATGTCGATTGCCGAGCGCGGACTGAATTATGCCATCCAATCGTTTTCCTGGAACATAGGCATCGAGCAGGAGGAAGGCATGAAACCTCTCGTTATTTTCAATCCGCATTCGTGGCCGAGCAAGATTAACATTGAGCACGAGGTCGGCGGAGTCAAGGATACATCCATCCTGGTTGATCATACCGGCAAACAGATTCCGTTCCAGACCGTGCAATCGCAGGCAACCTCCGGTGGACGTTTCCGATTGAGCTTTATTGCCGAGCTTCCACCGATGGGGTATCGCGTGTACAAGCTGCTTCAAACAAGCAATCAGGCGAAGCTTGCTGCAGCTCCCATCAAAGCCAACGATTACTCGCTCGAAAATGACCGGCTGCGTCTTGAATTCGATCCCAAAACGGGCTTTATCTCCAGCCTTTTCGATAAAAAGGTGAATTACGAGGTGTTCCGTGAACCGGCTGCGCGTCCAGTCGTGATTGAGGATACCACGGATACCTGGAGTCATAATGTATTCCACTTTAATAAGGTCATCGGCGATTTCAAAGCGACAAGCGTACAAAGCGTCGAACACGGGCCCGTGAAATCAGTGATTCGTGTTTCGAGTGAGTACGGAGGCTCCAAGCTTGTGCAGGATTTTACGCTGTATAAAGAGCTGGATTATGTGGATGTGAAAGTAACCGTGGACTGGCGTGAGCATTTCAAAATGCTGAAGCTTGTTTTCCCGATCAACCTTATTTTCACAAAGCAAACCTACGAAATTCCATACGGCTTCAAGGAACGCGAACATAACGGAGAGGAAGAGCCCGGCCAAAGCTGGGTCGATTATGGCGGTATTCTTCGCGAATCCGGCACATCCTACGGGGTATCCCTGATCAACGATGCGAAATACAGCTACAGCATCTTGAACAAGGAGCTTGCCATGACGGTGCTGCGCAGCCCTATCTATGCTCACCACGATCCGCTCGTCCCCGATCCGAACGGACATTATTCGTTCATCGATCAAGGTATTCAGCAGTTTAACTATCGTCTGCTGCCGCATGAGGGCTGTTGGGAGCATGCCGCTACTGTGAAGCTTTCTCTTGAGTTTAATCAGAGTCCGACCACGATTATCGAATCGTATCACGAGGGCGCATTGCAGCAGCAGGACTCCTTCCTTTCGGTCGATCAGGATAATATCATTGTGAGCGTTGTGAAAAAAGCGGAGGACAACGACGATCTGATTATACGAGCCTATGAAGCGACCAAAACAGCGACTATAGCCACGATCCGCCTGCCAAAATGGAACCGGGTTGTAGATGCGGACTTCGGGCCGTGCGAGATTAAAACGTTCCGTATACCCAATAACGACAATCAACCGGTGATCGAAACGAACCTTATCGAATGGCAGGAATAA
- a CDS encoding metal-dependent hydrolase, which produces MKGSTHLIIGCAIGMVAAAYYQPFTLKNAVLYMAVSTFSALSADLDGESMITSKLGKITRLLRELVLWTGIFLTAAAVYLYFKLHLFYPEFSSVSVMLFLLGFVTKAGIIRNAMISVFGCCLIYAGWLFNMNWLIGFGLFIAVVPWLKHRGLSHTLWALILWGEIGLGLEHQLQIEGIALVSIVGYLSHLLADTLTPKGVKWFFPIFKKSIKLHL; this is translated from the coding sequence ATGAAAGGATCTACACATCTCATCATTGGCTGTGCAATCGGAATGGTTGCAGCTGCGTACTACCAACCCTTTACTTTAAAGAATGCCGTTTTGTATATGGCGGTATCGACATTTTCTGCCTTGAGTGCCGATCTCGACGGGGAGAGCATGATAACCAGCAAGCTTGGGAAGATAACCAGACTTCTAAGAGAGCTTGTTCTATGGACAGGTATTTTTCTGACCGCAGCCGCCGTTTATCTGTATTTCAAGCTTCATTTATTTTATCCGGAGTTTTCTTCCGTCTCAGTCATGTTGTTTCTGCTTGGTTTTGTTACGAAGGCAGGGATCATTCGCAATGCGATGATCAGCGTATTCGGCTGCTGTCTTATTTATGCGGGTTGGCTGTTTAATATGAATTGGCTGATAGGGTTCGGGCTGTTCATAGCGGTTGTTCCCTGGTTAAAGCATAGAGGACTGAGCCATACCCTTTGGGCACTCATTTTGTGGGGAGAAATCGGATTGGGTTTAGAGCATCAGCTTCAAATCGAAGGCATTGCTCTCGTTTCAATCGTTGGTTACTTGTCTCATCTGCTTGCGGATACGTTGACACCGAAGGGTGTTAAATGGTTTTTCCCGATTTTCAAGAAGTCCATCAAGCTGCATCTCTGA